The following proteins are encoded in a genomic region of Triticum dicoccoides isolate Atlit2015 ecotype Zavitan chromosome 1B, WEW_v2.0, whole genome shotgun sequence:
- the LOC119350591 gene encoding transcription repressor OFP3-like translates to MCPHSPLMFGVRLTGSRFPSSCQCHHCSLPPQEKRQKGASCHTIHHPPAFVTLPLFNLRSPVPRPLQVTAVVLKHFSFPPWSTADSPAPLLHLVLSYRASRAGTGGRRRGRMVRRMFRLSDMIPNAWFYKLRDMGAHGRGGVGVHHRSSSARSYQQPPSARGSSARWSVEAVQRPPSSGWYREVSNDIQQPEADVEPPVTPTKESPRAPLPRRASYYYSTRDREVPAPPAPKPPRVKDAQSPTRRSRRRHKVDHAPEERGPARGKEPVVGALGSSGRRRDMCIKSDGGEPRRPTVRGPADDGRNVKVIASHNEIIIDLRDEDTPGRRLRPIVTKPARRRPVPNEQDGSQADLADVTARASSASDKSSVSRLRRSSASSSGRRRLKTLSKSPRLAATARKVHPPSRKWTAPLPPLLAPVIVSSYPVVKMSEDPRQDFRESMEEMISAKGIQDAEDLEDLLACYLSLNDAAHHDLIIDVFEQIWVSLAGARP, encoded by the exons atgTGTCCTCACAGCCCACTTATGTTCGGTGTTAGATTGACTGGCTCTCGATTCCCGTCGAGTTGCCAATGCCACCATTGTTCACTGCCGCCGCAAG AGAAGAGACAAAAGGGAGCCTCATGTCACACGATCCACCACCCGCCCGCCTTCGTCACGCTGCCGCTATTTAACCTTCGCTCGCCGGTCCCTCGGCCCCTCCAAGTCACCGCGGTCGTGCTCAAGCATTTTTCATTTCCTCCCTGGTCCACAGCAGATTCCCCTGCTCCACTTCTCCACCTCGTACTGTCGTACAGAGCGAGCAGAGCAGGCACCGGCGGCCGCCGGCGAGGACGCATGGTTCGCCGCATGTTCCGGCTGTCCGACATGATACCCAACGCCTGGTTCTACAAGCTCCGCGACATGGGCGCCCATGGACGCGGCGGCGTTGGGGTGCATCATCGGTCCTCGTCGGCGCGGTCCTACCAGCAGCCGCCGTCGGCTCGGGGGTCGTCGGCTCGGTGGAGCGTGGAGGCCGTGCAGCGGCCGCCGTCATCCGGGTGGTACAGGGAGGTAAGCAACGACATCCAGCAGCCGGAGGCCGACGTCGAGCCGCCGGTCACGCCGACGAAGGAGTCGCCCCGTGCCCCGCTCCCTCGCAGGGCGTCGTACTACTACTCCACCAGAGACAGGGAGGTCCCGGCGCCGCCGGCTCCGAAGCCGCCGAGGGTCAAGGACGCGCAGTCGCCGACGAGGAGGTCCCGGAGGCGACACAAGGTGGACCACGCGCCTGAAGAAAGAGGACCCGCCCGGGGGAAGGAACCCGTGGTCGGCGCGCTAGGCAGCTCCGGTCGGCGTCGTGACATGTGCATCAAGAGTGACGGCGGGGAGCCCCGGAGGCCAACGGTGAGAGGCCCGGCGGACGACGGCCGCAACGTCAAGGTGATCGCGTCGCACAACGAAATCATCATCGACCTGCGGGACGAGGACACGCCCGGGAGAAGGCTCCGGCCAATCGTGACCAAGCCGGCGAGGAGACGACCTGTGCCGAACGAGCAGGATGGCAGCCAAGCCGACCTCGCCGACGTGACCGCGAGAGCGAGCTCTGCCTCCGACAAGAGCAGCGTCAGCAGGCTGAGGCGTTCTTCCGCATCATCGTCGGGCCGCCGCCGCCTCAAGACGCTCTCCAAGAGCCCGCGTCTGGCCGCCACCGCCAGGAAAGTGCACCCGCCGTCCCGGAAATGGACGGCACCGCTGCCACCGCTGCTGGCGCCGGTGATCGTGAGCAGCTACCCGGTGGTGAAGATGTCGGAGGACCCACGGCAGGACTTCCGCGAGTCCATGGAGGAGATGATCAGCGCCAAGGGCATCCAGGATGCGGAAGACCTGGAGGACCTCCTGGCCTGCTACCTCTCCCTCAACGACGCCGCGCACCATGACCTCATAATCGACGTCTTCGAGCAGATTTGGGTGAGCCTCGCCGGCGCCAGGCCTTga